The proteins below come from a single Williamwhitmania taraxaci genomic window:
- the argS gene encoding arginine--tRNA ligase — MNLETYFFEKVTEAIKALYGVDVNEGLVQLQKTRKEFSGDITLVAFPLLKISKKGPEQTAEALGEYLSATNPEVSSYNVVKGFLNISMSSSFWLERMREIALQPNFGQGPDSGKTEMVEYSSPNTNKPLHLGHVRNNLLGASVSRLLKMAGHKVVQVNLVNDRGIHICKSMVAWKRFGNGETPISSGKKGDHLVGDYYVAFDKAYKAEIQGLIAHEISKEDAEKNAPIMVEAQAMLRNWEKGDKATIDLWTTMNGWVYEGFAKTYTDLGISFDKTYYESQTYLLGKAIVMEGLEKGVFYKREDGSIWIDLTADGLDEKLLLRADGTSVYMTQDIGTAVQRFSDEKLDDHIYVVGNEQNYHFQVLKLVLEKLGHQWAKHLFHLSYGMVELPEGKMKSREGTVVDADELVEEMIATARAMSQELGKLEGRSEEEAVQVSRLVGLGALKYFILKVDPRKTMTFDPKESIDFNGNTGPFIQYTYARIKSVLRKAQDLGFSATLAEKPQYQLADKEISLVKLVDEFPATIQAAAADLSPALIANYCFELAKEFNQFYHDLTILKEENQEVRSFRLVLSTQVSTVIASAMALLGIDVPERM, encoded by the coding sequence ATGAATTTGGAAACATACTTCTTCGAAAAGGTTACTGAGGCGATTAAGGCTCTATATGGTGTTGATGTAAATGAGGGCTTGGTGCAGCTGCAGAAAACTAGAAAGGAGTTTAGTGGAGATATTACACTTGTGGCCTTTCCATTGCTTAAAATATCGAAGAAAGGACCGGAGCAAACTGCCGAAGCCCTTGGCGAATACTTAAGTGCGACTAACCCTGAAGTTAGCAGCTATAATGTTGTTAAAGGTTTTTTAAATATCTCCATGTCGAGTTCCTTTTGGCTGGAGCGTATGCGCGAAATTGCATTGCAGCCGAATTTTGGTCAGGGACCCGATTCCGGTAAAACGGAAATGGTAGAGTATTCTTCCCCCAATACCAACAAACCTCTTCACTTGGGCCACGTGCGAAATAACTTGCTGGGAGCCTCCGTTTCTCGCTTGCTTAAAATGGCAGGACACAAGGTTGTGCAAGTAAATTTGGTAAACGATAGGGGTATTCACATCTGTAAGTCGATGGTTGCATGGAAGCGATTCGGCAACGGAGAGACCCCCATCAGCAGCGGAAAAAAAGGCGACCACTTGGTGGGCGATTACTATGTGGCCTTCGATAAAGCATATAAAGCCGAAATCCAAGGGCTCATCGCTCATGAGATCAGTAAAGAGGATGCCGAGAAAAACGCACCCATTATGGTGGAAGCGCAAGCAATGCTCCGCAATTGGGAGAAGGGCGATAAGGCAACCATTGATCTTTGGACAACCATGAATGGTTGGGTGTATGAAGGATTTGCAAAAACATATACCGATCTTGGCATCAGCTTCGATAAAACCTACTACGAATCACAAACCTACCTGCTGGGTAAAGCAATTGTTATGGAGGGGCTCGAAAAGGGTGTCTTCTACAAGCGCGAGGATGGTTCCATCTGGATTGATCTCACTGCCGATGGGCTAGACGAGAAGTTGCTTCTTAGGGCCGATGGAACCTCCGTTTATATGACTCAGGATATTGGAACTGCCGTTCAGCGGTTCTCCGACGAGAAGCTCGATGATCATATTTATGTGGTTGGTAATGAGCAAAACTATCACTTTCAAGTGCTTAAACTGGTGCTCGAGAAGTTAGGTCATCAGTGGGCTAAGCACCTGTTTCACCTCTCCTATGGGATGGTTGAGCTGCCTGAGGGTAAGATGAAATCGCGCGAGGGAACAGTAGTCGATGCCGACGAGCTGGTGGAGGAGATGATTGCAACCGCTCGGGCCATGTCGCAGGAGCTGGGCAAGCTCGAAGGGCGCAGCGAAGAGGAAGCCGTTCAGGTGTCTCGCTTAGTTGGCTTGGGTGCCCTTAAATACTTTATCCTGAAGGTAGATCCTCGAAAAACGATGACCTTCGATCCTAAGGAATCCATCGATTTTAATGGGAATACTGGCCCATTTATTCAATATACTTACGCCCGTATCAAATCGGTGCTTCGGAAGGCACAAGATCTTGGCTTTAGCGCGACGCTTGCTGAAAAGCCACAGTATCAACTCGCCGATAAAGAGATTTCCCTAGTAAAGTTGGTTGATGAGTTTCCTGCCACCATTCAGGCTGCCGCAGCCGATCTTAGTCCTGCCCTCATTGCTAACTATTGCTTCGAGCTGGCCAAGGAGTTCAACCAATTCTACCACGACTTGACCATACTTAAAGAGGAAAATCAGGAGGTTCGCAGCTTTAGGCTCGTACTCTCTACGCAAGTATCCACGGTTATTGCTTCGGCAATGGCTCTGTTGGGCATTGATGTTCCGGAACGTATGTAG